One genomic segment of Sminthopsis crassicaudata isolate SCR6 chromosome 2, ASM4859323v1, whole genome shotgun sequence includes these proteins:
- the NDUFAF1 gene encoding complex I intermediate-associated protein 30, mitochondrial codes for MALLHKLLNGIHFPKLCRIQDAAQCFLLGSVFTGYPSRVYSSIKKTEAASDRSSPEGKTQGGLEKQTKSEVGVDLISPKEKIEINFDKAIRAEIKDHFKLLMKEVVGRWIGPEGRPLHEVLLENTRVMWQFRSNEDLDKWLVTSDKTIGGRSKAFLKMASNNQSALFYGILNTELPHDGETQRSGYCAVTSRIPRGAFERKKYYDWSNFNTLYLRVRGDGRPWMVNIKTDTNLIHKSHHLYSYFMYTRGGPYWQEVKIPFSKFFFLQ; via the exons ATGGCTTTACTTCACAAACTGCTAAATGGCATTCATTTTCCTAAGTTATGCAGAATACAAGATGCTGCACAATGTTTTTTGTTGGGATCTGTTTTTACTGGCTACCCCTCTAGAGTGTACAGTAGTATTAAAAAAACAGAGGCTGCTTCAGACAGATCTTCCCCTGAAGGAAAGACTCAAGGTGGATTAGAAAAGCAAACTAAGAGTGAAGTTGGTGTAGATCTAATTTCACCTAAGGAAAAGATTGAAATTAATTTTGACAAAGCAATTAGGGCTGAGATAAAGgatcattttaaacttttaatgaaGGAGGTGGTAGGCCGTTGGATAGGACCCGAAGGTCGCCCTTTACATGAAGTTTTATTAGAAAATACTAGGGTAATGTGGCAATTTCGCAGTAATGAAGATTTGGATAAGTGGTTAGTGACATCTGACAAGACAATAGGAGGCAGAAGCAAAGCTTTCCTGAAAATGGCCAGCAATAACCAAAGTGCACTCTTCTATGGGATTCTCAATACTGAACTACCTCATGATGGTGAAACGCAACGCAGCGGATACTGTGCAGTGACATCTAGGATTCCAAGG GGTGCTTTTGAGAGGAAGAAGTATTATGATTGGTCCAATTTTAATACTCTATATCTCCGTGTGCGTGGGGATGGTCGGCCCTGGATGGTGAATATCAAAACAGATACCAACCTCATCCATAAAAGTCATCATTTATATAGTTACTTCATGTACACACGTGGTGGGCCATATTGGCAAGAGGTCAAG ATTCCAttctccaagtttttttttctccagtaa